Below is a genomic region from Candidatus Eremiobacteraceae bacterium.
ATCTCGTCGGCGCGATCGAGATTTGAATCCGCCGGTGATCCGTCGCGCCGTGCCGTCCGACGGCGACACGGTCCGCAAGATCGTCTTCGACACGATGCGCGAATATGGTGTCGAAGCGGATCCCGAAGGCATCGATCGCGACGTGATGACATTCGGCCAAGCGGCGGCTGGAGCCATGGCGTTCGTCGCCGAGGTCGACAAGTGCGTCGTCGGCTCGGTCATCGTCACGCCGCGCGGAAATGGCCGCGCCACGCTTTCCAAGTTTTTCTTGTCCGATGCGCACCGC
It encodes:
- a CDS encoding GNAT family N-acetyltransferase — encoded protein: MIRRAVPSDGDTVRKIVFDTMREYGVEADPEGIDRDVMTFGQAAAGAMAFVAEVDKCVVGSVIVTPRGNGRATLSKFFLSDAHRGRGIGRMLLETAVNAARDVGLSGLDLDTKSVFRGDSSVRDDGLEVGTADRPR